In Coturnix japonica isolate 7356 chromosome 4 unlocalized genomic scaffold, Coturnix japonica 2.1 chr4random350, whole genome shotgun sequence, one DNA window encodes the following:
- the C4H2orf81 gene encoding uncharacterized protein C2orf81 homolog yields the protein MLGVDRYDVVGVTCVPFAVCRARAELLQAVAWRFLLRDEGDAALEALGTWHEDEEPPPGATDSWAEGSVPVLSACPAPEHGQVSSTDADAVPSEDEGGGVSAPSPWSLSQDEELDAFMASDGASWLCGGSSPEPAPLRDPPRAPPNTARPRRLPSIENPKQQEWTEVGGESGSNRHKTPQLLSCSDLLKIWAWSSRCSELRARGRRIIAPRTARLPPLVQWIQPQVEVLDPGTETKQRPRPPRRRREPRGPSGQNMGPGGSWPPRGMAAVGAPRLLPPIVGAEQPSSSESLVLGSSLDTVQLAPGVTIRYGGSEGLCVPVHRVDAD from the exons ATGTTGGGTGTCGACCGGTACGACGTTGTGGGTGTGACG TGTGTCCCGTTCGCCGTGTGCCGGGCTCGGGCCGAGCTGCTGCAGGCGGTTGCGTGGCGTTTCCTGCTGCGGGACGAGGGTGACGCGGCGCTGGAGGCGCTGGGAACGTGGCACGAGGACGAGGAGCCGCCGCCGGGCGCCACCGACAGCTGGGCCGAGGGGTCGGTGCCCGTCCTGAGCGCGTGTCCCGCCCCGGAGCACGGACAG GTCTCCAGCACCGACGCAGACGCCGTCCCGTCCGAGGATGAGGGTGGCGGTGTGTCAGCGCCTTCCCCCTGGTCGCTGTCCCAGGATGAGGAGCTCGATGCTTTCATGGCCTCCGATGGAGCATCGTGGCTTTGTGGGGGCAGCTCCCCTGAGCCAGCCCCGCTGCGAGACCCACCCAGGGCCCCACCCAACACGGCCCGGCCCCGGCGCCTGCCGAGCATCGAAAACCCAAAGCAACAGGAGTGGACGGAGGTCGGTGGTGAATCAGGATCCAACAGGCACAAAACGCCGCAGCTTCTCTCCTGCAGCGACCTGTTAAAGATCTGGGCATGGAGTTCTCGGTGCAGTGAGCTGAGGGCACGTGGCAGGCGCATCATCGCCCCGCGCACCGCTCGGCTGCCCCCCCTCGTGCAATGGATCCAGCCCCAGGTGGAGGTGTTGGACCCGGGCACTGAGACCAAGCAGCGGCCACGTCCCCCCCGGCGCCGGCGGGAGCCGCGTGGCCCCTCCGGGCAAAATATGGGACCGGGTGGCTCATGGCCCCCCCGAGGAATGGCGGCTGTGGGGGCACCGCGGCTCCTCCCGCCCATCGTGGGGGCcgagcagcccagcagctccgaGTCCCTGGTGCTGGGCTCCTCACTGGACACCGTCCAGCTGGCGCCTGGTGTCACCATCAGGTACGGAGGCAGTGAGGGGCTCTGCGTCCCTGTGCACAGAGTGGATGCAGACTAG